From a single Osmerus eperlanus chromosome 8, fOsmEpe2.1, whole genome shotgun sequence genomic region:
- the lin28b gene encoding protein lin-28 homolog B: MAEGGAGKGGGEDPAKSTEHDERTRVQVLSGAGHCKWFNVRMGFGFISMTSSEGSPVDPPLDVFVHQSKLVMEGFRSLKEGEQVEFTFKKSSKGLESLRVTGPGGGPCAGSERRPKGKAPPLKRKPKGDRCYNCGGLDHHAKECDLPPQPKKCHYCQSITHMVAQCPHKALVPPAGSQDPHASTSGPPGTYLYLPEEEKQSGSSPPEGPLSSPEEPQTHRDAQKWRKP, translated from the exons ATGGCCGAAG GAGGGGCGGGTAAAGGTGGCGGAGAAGACCCCGCCAAGTCAACCGAGCACGATGAGCGAACTCGGGTCCAGGTTCTGTCAGGAGCAGGCCACTGTAAATGGTTTAATGTTCGGATGGGGTTCGGATTTATATCAATGACCAGCAGTGAGGGAAGCCCCGTTGACCCACCCCTGGATGTGTTCGTTCATCAA AGCAAGCTGGTCATGGAGGGCTTCCGCAGCCtgaaggagggggagcaggtggAGTTCACCTTTAAGAAGTCCTCCAAGGGCCTGGAGTCCCTGCGGGTAACAGGTCCGGGTGGGGGACCCTGTGCTGGCAGCGAGAGGAGACCCAAAGGGAAGGCCCCACCCCTGAAACGCAAACCAAAGGGAGACCG CTGTTATAACTGTGGAGGTCTGGACCACCACGCTAAGGAATGTGACCTGCCCCCCCAGCCAAAGAAATGCCACTACTGCCAGAGCATCACGCACATGGTGGCCCAGTGTCCACACAAGGCGCTGGTGCCCCCTGCAGGCTCTCAGGACCCCCACGCCTCTACCTCAGGGCCTCCCGGGACCTACCTCTACCTACCGGAGGAGGAAAAGCAGTCGGGCTCCTCCCCGCCAGAGGGTCCCTTGTCCTCCCCAGAGGAGCCTCAGACGCACAGAGACGCCCAGAAGTGGAGGAAACCCTGA